Proteins found in one Pontibacter sp. SGAir0037 genomic segment:
- a CDS encoding glycogen/starch synthase gives MSKLRILYAATEINPFLQTTKVAEFLNTLPQGMQERGMEIRIFVPRFGLINERKNRLHEVVRLSGINIAVGDDEKPLVIKVASIPNAKLQVYFIDNEDYFHRKSVFVDKNNKFHQDNDERAIFFCKGVLETVKKLGWSPDIVHCNDWMTGLIPMYLKTTYKKDPIFKDAKSMFTVYNHNYKHSFGDLVEKVKMLDIDDSMLTNLQSADIDSFIKVGMEYADSVIKTNEDFSENINALFSDFMLTKSINTVSADDNLLDSYYNLYNELSR, from the coding sequence ATGTCAAAATTGCGAATATTATACGCCGCCACTGAAATTAATCCTTTCTTACAAACCACGAAAGTAGCAGAATTTCTGAACACTCTTCCGCAGGGGATGCAAGAGCGAGGCATGGAAATCCGTATCTTCGTTCCTAGGTTTGGGCTTATTAACGAACGAAAGAACCGTTTACACGAAGTTGTACGCCTTTCAGGCATCAATATTGCTGTTGGAGATGATGAAAAACCATTAGTTATCAAGGTTGCATCCATTCCAAATGCCAAACTCCAGGTTTATTTTATCGATAACGAAGACTATTTTCACAGAAAATCCGTTTTCGTTGATAAAAATAATAAGTTTCACCAGGACAATGACGAAAGGGCTATTTTCTTCTGCAAAGGCGTATTGGAAACAGTAAAAAAATTAGGCTGGTCTCCTGACATTGTACACTGCAACGACTGGATGACAGGCCTGATTCCTATGTACCTGAAAACAACTTACAAGAAAGACCCTATCTTTAAGGATGCAAAGTCTATGTTTACGGTTTATAACCATAACTATAAGCATTCTTTCGGTGACCTGGTAGAAAAAGTTAAGATGTTGGATATAGATGACAGTATGCTTACAAACTTACAATCTGCCGACATAGACAGCTTTATTAAGGTAGGTATGGAATATGCCGACTCAGTTATAAAAACAAACGAAGATTTCAGCGAAAACATAAACGCTCTCTTTAGTGACTTTATGCTCACCAAAAGCATAAACACTGTTAGCGCAGACGACAACTTACTTGATTCTTACTATAACCTTTATAATGAACTCAGCCGTTAG
- a CDS encoding DUF4270 family protein codes for MNSAVRRLLFFFFSIAAFSACQDPTDIGLNLQKDEDLIGTTFIELPVNTGTVLLNDSILSYRQIPLIGQYTDPALGAVKSTAFTEFGIAGSDLTFGVNAQAVSMELTLDYSGVYGNAGSNNLTLSVHRLTEGFNDRTSYFTNSALPYESTPLGTATITPKMLKKANSSTDSTSAENKIKIALNLDFANSILAQRTFASQESFANFVRGLAIVPSNGTSSNLLFLNYAADTSKITLTYKLNGSEELLKYTFRFNYSDVRYFNRVVADRAGTAVETLQNKGDFVAASETGGESYIQANTALLTKVVIPELARLKEQIGNVIINRAELVLPIKDASRTGYLTAPPQLVLYRTNNNNRIARNTNGEQLTVQGDRYSLQTSTNYPAVLSIPAKKELYTVNITSYVQALMLGDVPNNELLVGAASVTSSSTTQGALTVSLQPLPYRTIITNTPTQPAKLLIYYSKLN; via the coding sequence ATGAACTCAGCCGTTAGAAGACTCCTCTTTTTCTTCTTTTCCATTGCCGCTTTTTCAGCCTGTCAGGATCCGACAGATATTGGTCTTAATTTACAAAAGGATGAAGACCTGATAGGGACAACCTTTATAGAACTTCCTGTAAATACAGGTACAGTTCTTTTAAATGACTCTATTCTTTCTTATCGGCAAATACCACTAATCGGCCAATATACTGATCCCGCACTTGGTGCAGTAAAGTCTACTGCTTTTACTGAATTTGGTATAGCCGGTTCAGACCTTACTTTTGGTGTAAATGCCCAGGCGGTATCTATGGAATTAACGCTTGATTATTCAGGGGTTTATGGCAATGCTGGTAGCAACAATTTAACACTTAGCGTACACAGACTCACAGAAGGATTTAACGACAGAACTTCTTATTTTACAAACTCTGCCCTGCCTTACGAAAGTACACCGCTAGGAACAGCTACTATCACACCTAAAATGCTAAAAAAGGCAAATAGCAGCACAGATTCTACATCGGCTGAGAATAAAATCAAAATTGCGCTTAACCTGGATTTTGCCAACAGTATTCTGGCTCAGAGAACTTTTGCAAGCCAGGAAAGCTTTGCCAATTTTGTACGAGGTTTGGCTATAGTGCCGAGCAATGGCACTTCTTCTAACCTGCTCTTTCTCAACTACGCAGCCGACACAAGTAAAATTACATTAACCTACAAATTGAACGGCTCAGAAGAGCTTCTTAAATATACCTTCCGGTTTAACTATAGCGACGTCAGGTATTTTAACCGTGTGGTAGCAGACAGAGCAGGTACAGCAGTTGAAACACTTCAAAACAAAGGAGACTTTGTTGCTGCATCTGAAACAGGAGGAGAAAGCTATATTCAGGCAAATACTGCCCTGTTAACAAAAGTTGTTATTCCTGAGCTGGCAAGACTAAAAGAACAGATAGGAAACGTTATCATTAACCGTGCTGAACTTGTGCTGCCTATAAAAGATGCCTCCCGCACAGGCTATTTAACAGCTCCGCCTCAGCTGGTGCTTTACCGTACCAACAATAACAACCGTATTGCAAGAAATACAAATGGAGAGCAGCTTACAGTACAGGGAGACAGGTACAGCCTGCAAACCTCTACAAATTACCCGGCTGTGCTTTCTATACCGGCTAAAAAAGAGCTTTACACCGTTAATATTACTTCTTATGTGCAGGCTCTTATGCTGGGCGATGTTCCTAATAATGAATTGTTAGTAGGTGCGGCTTCTGTAACCAGTTCGTCTACAACGCAGGGAGCATTAACTGTTTCTTTACAGCCTCTGCCATATAGAACCATTATTACCAACACGCCTACACAGCCTGCCAAGCTGCTTATCTACTATTCTAAGCTAAATTAG
- the panD gene encoding aspartate 1-decarboxylase: protein MYIEVLKSKIHRCKVTQAELHYVGSITIDEDLMDAANIVENEKVQIVNINNGERFETYVIKGERGTGTVCLNGPAARKVQVGDIVIVISYCSIKFEDAKNHTPTLVFPDQHNRLV from the coding sequence ATGTATATTGAGGTTTTAAAATCTAAAATTCACCGTTGTAAGGTTACGCAGGCGGAGTTACATTATGTAGGTAGCATCACCATTGACGAAGATTTGATGGATGCAGCTAATATAGTGGAGAATGAAAAAGTGCAGATTGTAAACATAAACAACGGTGAGCGCTTCGAAACATATGTTATTAAGGGTGAACGTGGCACAGGTACCGTTTGCCTGAACGGCCCGGCTGCACGGAAAGTACAGGTAGGCGATATTGTAATCGTTATCTCTTACTGCAGCATTAAGTTCGAAGACGCCAAAAACCATACCCCAACATTGGTATTCCCTGATCAGCACAACCGCCTGGTATAA
- a CDS encoding lysylphosphatidylglycerol synthase transmembrane domain-containing protein, producing MKKLLSVLKYSLLLAVSAFLMWYALKELDFEKLWAELQNVNYFWIILSLLMGVAAYFSRAYRWQMQLKTADYRPSLINTYNAMMVGYVANLVLPRMGEVVRCSVLKRTNGIPVNTAFGTVIAERFIDTVMLLVALGLTFLLEFGRLRDFFIGLFQDKYNSLEQNFSSFYLLGAILLILVFLFLATGVLYFNKLKKNAFFLKVVAFVKGMLQGIFSIAKLESQSRFWAHTVFVWFMYFTMSWVVFYALPGTAHLSWTAGLSILVIGSLGMAAPVQGGVGVYHLLVQTTLLLYGVSKEAGMAYALVAHTSQTLLVVLMGVLSFIASMVKPPEAGAEATLTRSEVQHEVER from the coding sequence ATGAAAAAGCTGCTTTCTGTTTTAAAGTATAGTTTACTTCTGGCTGTATCTGCATTTCTGATGTGGTACGCCTTAAAGGAGCTGGATTTTGAAAAACTGTGGGCAGAGCTTCAGAACGTAAATTACTTCTGGATTATACTATCGTTGCTGATGGGGGTGGCTGCCTACTTTAGCCGTGCCTACCGCTGGCAAATGCAATTAAAGACCGCTGATTACAGGCCTTCTTTAATTAACACGTACAATGCCATGATGGTAGGCTATGTGGCGAACCTGGTGCTGCCGCGAATGGGGGAGGTGGTGCGGTGCAGCGTACTTAAACGCACAAACGGCATACCTGTTAATACTGCTTTCGGTACGGTTATAGCAGAGCGCTTTATCGATACTGTCATGTTACTGGTGGCGCTGGGGCTTACTTTCCTGCTGGAGTTTGGCCGTTTACGAGACTTTTTCATTGGCCTTTTTCAGGATAAGTACAACAGCCTGGAGCAGAATTTCTCCTCTTTCTACCTGTTGGGGGCTATCCTTCTTATTTTGGTGTTCCTGTTTTTGGCAACAGGCGTGCTATATTTCAACAAGCTGAAAAAAAATGCTTTCTTTCTGAAAGTAGTTGCTTTTGTAAAAGGTATGCTGCAGGGAATTTTCAGTATTGCCAAACTCGAAAGCCAGAGCAGATTCTGGGCTCATACTGTTTTTGTATGGTTTATGTATTTTACCATGAGCTGGGTCGTTTTTTATGCTTTGCCTGGCACAGCACATCTTTCCTGGACGGCAGGCTTGTCAATCCTGGTTATCGGTAGCCTGGGAATGGCGGCGCCTGTACAGGGAGGCGTAGGTGTTTACCATCTGCTGGTGCAAACCACGCTTTTGCTGTATGGTGTTAGCAAAGAAGCCGGCATGGCTTATGCGCTGGTTGCCCATACTTCGCAAACACTTTTGGTTGTTCTGATGGGAGTGCTTAGCTTTATAGCAAGTATGGTAAAGCCTCCGGAAGCCGGGGCCGAGGCCACGCTAACCAGATCAGAAGTGCAACATGAAGTCGAGCGATAA
- a CDS encoding YihY/virulence factor BrkB family protein: MLKETTLEFIDNNSFQKGAALSYYTIFALPPVLIIIINLTGYFFSEQAVSGEIYYQLKELIGTESAYEVQKMVENVNAFTDINFATIVSTVTLFIAATGAFISMQDSLNEIWCVKPVPKRGLLKLVLDRFLSFGMILGIAALVIVFLLANAVLVVVGNFLTARFSGWVVYVLHVFNFFTVLVILTFLFSCVYKYLPDAKIKWRDVWVGGLVTALLFSIARSIIGFYLGTADVGSMYGAAGSVIVILTWVFLVSQFIFFGAVFTFVYSRKYGFNIYPADYAVRIVRQEIEVGKTAVNKEPGKHAQEVYADEVKVDEQKEEKGRLSAGENI; this comes from the coding sequence TTGCTCAAGGAAACTACGCTTGAGTTTATTGATAATAATTCTTTTCAGAAGGGAGCAGCACTTTCTTACTATACCATTTTTGCTTTACCTCCGGTACTGATCATCATTATTAACCTGACCGGTTATTTTTTTAGTGAGCAGGCCGTTTCAGGTGAGATCTATTACCAGCTAAAAGAGCTTATAGGAACGGAGAGTGCTTATGAGGTACAAAAGATGGTGGAGAATGTAAATGCTTTTACCGATATTAACTTTGCCACTATTGTAAGTACTGTTACTCTCTTTATAGCAGCTACCGGTGCTTTTATTTCTATGCAAGATTCCCTTAACGAGATATGGTGCGTAAAACCTGTTCCGAAGCGGGGACTGCTGAAACTGGTGCTGGACAGGTTTTTGTCTTTTGGCATGATACTGGGCATTGCAGCGCTGGTAATAGTTTTTCTGCTTGCAAATGCTGTGTTGGTAGTGGTGGGTAATTTTCTGACAGCCCGTTTCTCTGGTTGGGTTGTGTATGTGCTGCATGTCTTTAACTTCTTTACGGTATTGGTTATCCTCACTTTTCTGTTTTCCTGTGTCTACAAATACCTGCCCGATGCCAAAATAAAATGGCGCGATGTATGGGTTGGGGGGCTGGTAACAGCACTGCTGTTTTCAATTGCCAGAAGTATTATAGGGTTTTACCTGGGTACAGCCGATGTGGGATCTATGTATGGCGCGGCAGGCTCTGTTATTGTTATTCTTACCTGGGTTTTTCTGGTGTCGCAGTTTATATTTTTTGGAGCCGTGTTCACTTTTGTGTATTCCAGAAAGTATGGGTTTAACATATACCCAGCTGATTATGCTGTGCGCATTGTAAGGCAGGAAATTGAAGTAGGTAAAACAGCTGTAAATAAAGAGCCTGGCAAGCATGCCCAGGAAGTATATGCGGATGAGGTTAAGGTAGATGAGCAGAAAGAGGAAAAAGGCAGGCTTTCGGCAGGAGAAAATATCTAG
- a CDS encoding RidA family protein, translating into MAHTIINSPHAPAPIGPYSQATMINGTLYVSGQIALDAQSGELVGGTIEEETHQVMKNLKAILSEAGMEFENVLKCSIFVKDLNNFGKINETYGSYFTSNPPARETVEVSRLPKDVNVEISCIAAL; encoded by the coding sequence ATGGCACATACTATTATCAACTCTCCTCATGCCCCGGCACCAATAGGCCCCTACAGCCAGGCAACCATGATAAACGGAACACTTTACGTATCCGGGCAAATTGCTTTGGATGCACAAAGCGGCGAATTAGTAGGCGGAACTATAGAGGAGGAAACACACCAAGTTATGAAGAACCTGAAAGCTATCTTATCAGAAGCGGGAATGGAATTCGAGAACGTGCTGAAGTGCTCTATTTTTGTAAAGGACCTGAACAACTTTGGCAAAATAAACGAAACCTACGGCAGCTACTTTACCAGCAATCCACCAGCTCGAGAAACAGTAGAAGTAAGCCGTTTGCCTAAAGATGTGAATGTTGAGATTTCCTGTATAGCCGCCTTGTAA
- a CDS encoding 3-hydroxyacyl-CoA dehydrogenase family protein, with protein MQVIILSGPDMAAAFKLKFPEENSGNSYTFLLPDDASDALLQKPDVVFDFLLHEQPGRLMKYRKEQVVFCNVVTTQLAALARMVNLEHSCTLIGFNGLPTLLNRDVLEVSLLKPADEAILSHICKALGTAYLLVDDRVGMVTPRILCMIINEACYTLQEGTASVSAIDSGMKLGTNYPKGPFEWANQIGVKNVYEVLQAVYEDTKDERYKICPLLKTMYLKGEQFSIV; from the coding sequence ATGCAAGTAATCATTCTATCTGGTCCGGATATGGCCGCAGCATTTAAACTCAAGTTTCCGGAAGAGAATAGCGGCAACAGCTATACTTTTCTTCTGCCTGACGATGCTTCTGACGCGCTGCTGCAAAAGCCGGATGTTGTTTTTGATTTTCTGCTGCACGAACAGCCTGGCAGATTAATGAAGTACAGAAAAGAGCAGGTTGTTTTTTGTAATGTGGTTACTACACAGTTGGCAGCTTTGGCAAGGATGGTAAACCTGGAGCACTCGTGTACCCTTATTGGCTTTAATGGTTTGCCTACGCTGCTTAACCGCGACGTGCTGGAGGTAAGCTTACTGAAACCAGCAGATGAAGCCATTCTAAGCCATATCTGTAAAGCGTTAGGAACAGCTTATTTGCTTGTAGATGATCGTGTTGGTATGGTTACACCAAGGATCTTGTGCATGATTATAAATGAGGCCTGTTATACGTTGCAAGAAGGAACTGCGTCCGTTTCTGCCATAGATTCAGGAATGAAGTTAGGGACCAACTACCCGAAAGGTCCGTTTGAATGGGCAAACCAGATAGGAGTAAAAAATGTGTACGAAGTATTGCAGGCAGTATATGAAGATACCAAAGACGAGCGTTACAAGATATGCCCACTCTTGAAGACAATGTACCTAAAGGGTGAGCAATTCAGTATTGTATAA
- the gltX gene encoding glutamate--tRNA ligase: MEREVRVRFAPSPTGPLHIGGVRTALYNYLFARKSGGKMILRIEDTDQNRFVPGAEDYIREALEWSGVELDESPWKGGPYGPYRQSERKPMYMQYALQLVEQGYAYYAFDTAEELDAMRERLKAAKVATPQYNAITRATMKNSLTLPEDEVKRRLESGEPYVIRLKVPRKEEIRLKDMIRGWVMVHSSAIDDKVLMKSDGMPTYHLANIVDDHLMEITHVIRGEEWLPSAPLHVLLYRYLGWEDTMPQFAHLPLLLKPDGNGKLSKRDGDKFGFPVFPLEWQDPFTGEKSIGYRENGFLPEAFINFLAFLGWNPGTQQELFSIPELIEAFSIERIGKSGTKFDWQKARWFNEQYLRAKPNEELAQYLLKELEERHITCSFDQAVKISGIMKERVTFPSDFWQESSYFFEAPATYNEKVAAKKWNSQVVAVFEEFKNELEALPNYNADTIKDLLNAVLERQSMKIGQVMQALRLAITGLEAGPDLMQIIEVIGAAEAKSRIETAIVKLEQYASA; encoded by the coding sequence ATGGAAAGAGAAGTTAGAGTCCGCTTTGCCCCAAGCCCTACCGGGCCTCTCCATATAGGAGGTGTTCGCACTGCCTTATATAATTATTTGTTTGCCCGCAAATCTGGCGGCAAAATGATTTTACGTATCGAGGATACAGACCAGAATCGTTTTGTGCCTGGCGCAGAAGATTATATAAGAGAAGCACTGGAATGGAGTGGTGTAGAGTTGGATGAAAGCCCATGGAAAGGTGGTCCTTACGGCCCATACCGCCAGTCGGAGCGTAAGCCAATGTACATGCAATATGCACTGCAACTGGTGGAGCAGGGATACGCCTATTACGCTTTTGATACGGCAGAAGAACTGGATGCTATGCGGGAACGCTTAAAGGCTGCAAAAGTAGCAACACCCCAGTACAATGCCATTACACGTGCTACGATGAAGAATTCCCTTACATTACCAGAAGACGAAGTAAAGCGTCGCCTGGAGTCGGGGGAGCCGTATGTTATCCGGCTGAAGGTGCCCCGCAAAGAGGAAATACGCCTGAAGGATATGATTCGTGGTTGGGTAATGGTACACTCTTCGGCCATAGATGATAAAGTACTGATGAAGTCGGATGGCATGCCTACTTACCACCTGGCTAACATTGTAGATGACCACCTGATGGAGATCACACACGTGATTCGTGGAGAGGAATGGTTGCCTTCTGCCCCCCTGCACGTGTTACTTTACCGCTACTTAGGTTGGGAAGACACGATGCCGCAATTTGCCCACCTCCCACTTCTGCTCAAACCAGACGGCAACGGTAAGCTGAGCAAGCGCGACGGCGATAAATTTGGTTTCCCGGTTTTTCCGTTAGAGTGGCAGGATCCGTTTACAGGCGAAAAGTCTATTGGGTATCGTGAAAATGGCTTCCTTCCTGAAGCTTTTATCAACTTCCTGGCCTTCTTGGGCTGGAACCCGGGCACACAACAGGAGCTGTTCTCTATACCTGAACTCATTGAAGCTTTCAGCATTGAGCGTATAGGAAAATCCGGCACAAAATTCGACTGGCAGAAGGCCCGCTGGTTTAATGAGCAGTACCTGAGGGCGAAGCCAAATGAAGAATTGGCTCAATATCTTCTAAAAGAGCTGGAAGAGCGCCACATTACCTGTTCTTTTGATCAAGCTGTGAAAATTAGCGGCATCATGAAAGAACGTGTCACTTTCCCAAGCGATTTCTGGCAGGAATCTTCCTACTTCTTTGAGGCTCCTGCTACTTATAATGAGAAAGTAGCTGCAAAGAAATGGAACAGCCAAGTGGTTGCGGTTTTTGAGGAATTCAAAAACGAACTAGAGGCATTACCCAACTATAATGCCGATACTATAAAAGATCTTCTAAATGCTGTTTTAGAGCGCCAAAGCATGAAAATTGGCCAGGTAATGCAGGCTTTACGCCTGGCAATTACAGGCTTGGAAGCAGGCCCGGATCTGATGCAAATTATTGAAGTAATTGGTGCCGCTGAAGCAAAATCAAGAATAGAAACTGCTATTGTTAAGCTGGAACAGTATGCTTCGGCTTAA
- a CDS encoding TIGR00266 family protein, producing MRNSHEIDYKIFGNDIQVLEIELDPNETVIAEAGAMVYMEDGIDFQTKMGDGSNPSQGFLGKLVSAGARMITGESLFMTHFTHRGYGKSRVAFSAPYPGTILPIDLRDIPTRSLIAQKDAFLAAALGTKVSIHFNQRFGSGLFGGEGFILQRLEGDGLAFLHAGGTIVEKHLNNETLRVDTGCVVAFEEGIDFSIQQAGGLKSMIFGGEGLFLATLRGTGRVWLQSMPVKKLIEALMPRGQNANKEGGFFSSFME from the coding sequence ATGAGAAATTCACACGAAATTGATTACAAGATTTTTGGTAACGATATTCAGGTACTGGAGATCGAGCTAGACCCAAATGAAACTGTAATTGCAGAAGCTGGCGCCATGGTATACATGGAAGACGGCATTGATTTTCAAACGAAGATGGGTGACGGCTCTAATCCCAGCCAAGGTTTTTTAGGAAAGCTGGTATCGGCAGGGGCACGTATGATTACAGGTGAGTCGCTTTTTATGACGCACTTTACGCACCGTGGCTATGGCAAGAGCCGTGTTGCTTTTTCTGCCCCATATCCTGGCACAATTCTGCCTATCGACTTGCGTGATATCCCCACCAGGAGCTTAATAGCTCAGAAAGATGCTTTCCTGGCCGCAGCTCTGGGCACAAAGGTTAGCATTCATTTTAACCAGCGCTTTGGCTCCGGCCTGTTTGGTGGTGAGGGCTTTATCCTGCAACGTTTAGAAGGCGACGGACTTGCTTTTCTGCATGCGGGCGGTACCATTGTAGAGAAACACCTGAATAACGAAACGCTGAGAGTAGACACTGGCTGCGTAGTGGCTTTTGAAGAAGGAATTGATTTTAGCATTCAGCAGGCAGGCGGTTTAAAATCAATGATATTTGGTGGTGAAGGGCTTTTCTTAGCTACATTGCGTGGCACTGGCCGTGTATGGTTGCAGTCGATGCCTGTGAAAAAACTGATTGAGGCACTTATGCCTCGTGGGCAAAATGCCAATAAAGAAGGCGGCTTCTTCAGCAGCTTTATGGAGTAA
- the glmS gene encoding glutamine--fructose-6-phosphate transaminase (isomerizing) produces the protein MCGIVAYVGHREASPIIIKGLKRLEYRGYDSAGIALLNGDLNVYKKKGKVSKLENFLAEQDVHSNIGMGHTRWATHGEPNDVNAHPHYSTSGNLAIIHNGIIENYASLKKLLIEKGHTFKSETDSEVFINLIEEIRIQNKCNLVEAVRLALHEVVGAYAIVVLAKDSPNQLVAARKGSPLVVGIGEGEYFLASDATPIIEYTNDVVYLNDLEIAVIRDGELDIRSIEDVKQTPYIHKLELALEQIEKGGYEHFMLKEIYEQPRSIMDSMRGRLIAEKYQLMLGGLREFENKFVNADRILIVACGTSWHAGLVAEYLIEDLARIPVEVEYASEFRYRNPVIKESDIVIAISQSGETADTLAALELAKSKGATIFGICNVVGSSIARATDAGAYTHAGPEIGVASTKAFTAQVTVLSLIAMFIGSKRGTIETSKLHQLMVELENIPAKVEQCLQQDKKIQEIAELFKDATNFIYLGRGYNFPVALEGALKLKEISYIHAEGYPAAEMKHGPIALIDENMPVVFIATKDSSYEKVVSNIQEVRARKGRVIAIVTEGDTVIPAMAEFVIEVPDTSEHLVPLLSVIPLQLLSYYIAVLRGCNVDQPRNLAKSVTVE, from the coding sequence ATGTGTGGAATTGTAGCATATGTCGGGCACAGAGAAGCCAGCCCAATCATTATCAAAGGCCTTAAACGCTTAGAATACAGAGGGTATGATAGTGCCGGAATAGCACTATTAAACGGAGACCTGAATGTATACAAGAAAAAAGGCAAAGTAAGCAAACTTGAAAACTTCCTGGCAGAGCAGGATGTACACAGTAACATTGGCATGGGCCATACACGTTGGGCCACACATGGTGAACCGAACGATGTAAATGCACACCCACACTATTCTACTTCAGGTAATCTGGCCATCATTCACAATGGTATTATTGAGAATTATGCCAGCTTAAAAAAGCTGCTCATTGAAAAAGGCCATACCTTTAAAAGTGAGACTGATTCTGAAGTATTCATCAACTTGATTGAAGAAATTCGAATTCAGAATAAATGTAACCTGGTGGAAGCTGTACGCCTGGCCTTACATGAGGTGGTAGGAGCATACGCGATTGTAGTTCTTGCCAAAGATTCTCCAAATCAATTGGTAGCCGCACGCAAAGGCAGTCCGCTGGTAGTTGGTATCGGAGAAGGTGAATACTTCTTAGCTTCTGATGCAACTCCTATTATTGAGTATACCAACGATGTTGTATACCTGAACGACCTGGAGATAGCTGTTATCAGAGATGGAGAACTGGATATCCGCTCTATAGAGGATGTGAAGCAGACACCTTACATTCACAAGCTGGAGCTGGCACTGGAGCAGATAGAAAAAGGCGGCTATGAGCACTTCATGTTGAAGGAGATCTATGAGCAGCCCCGCTCTATCATGGATAGTATGCGTGGCAGGTTAATAGCAGAAAAATACCAGCTTATGCTGGGCGGCCTTCGTGAGTTCGAAAACAAATTTGTGAATGCCGACAGAATATTAATTGTAGCCTGCGGTACCTCGTGGCATGCAGGTCTTGTAGCAGAATATTTGATAGAAGACTTAGCTCGCATTCCGGTTGAAGTAGAATACGCTTCAGAATTCCGTTACAGAAATCCTGTTATTAAAGAGTCGGATATAGTAATAGCTATTTCCCAGTCTGGCGAAACAGCTGATACACTGGCAGCACTGGAGCTGGCTAAATCTAAAGGCGCTACTATTTTCGGGATTTGCAACGTAGTAGGTTCATCTATAGCCCGTGCTACAGATGCAGGCGCTTATACGCATGCTGGTCCGGAAATTGGTGTAGCCAGTACCAAAGCGTTTACAGCACAAGTTACCGTACTTTCGCTGATTGCCATGTTCATCGGCAGCAAACGAGGCACTATCGAAACCAGCAAGCTACACCAGCTGATGGTTGAGCTGGAAAACATACCAGCAAAAGTAGAGCAATGCCTGCAACAAGATAAAAAGATTCAGGAAATTGCTGAGCTCTTCAAAGATGCCACAAACTTCATCTACCTGGGCCGTGGTTATAATTTCCCGGTGGCGCTGGAGGGTGCGCTTAAGCTGAAAGAGATCTCTTACATTCACGCAGAAGGATACCCTGCCGCAGAAATGAAACACGGCCCGATCGCGCTGATAGACGAGAACATGCCGGTTGTATTTATTGCTACAAAAGACAGCTCTTACGAGAAGGTTGTATCGAATATACAGGAAGTTAGAGCACGTAAAGGACGTGTGATAGCTATTGTAACAGAAGGAGACACGGTTATTCCTGCAATGGCAGAGTTCGTAATTGAAGTACCGGATACAAGCGAACATCTTGTGCCACTGCTTTCTGTTATTCCATTACAATTGCTTTCTTACTACATTGCTGTGCTAAGAGGCTGTAACGTTGACCAGCCACGCAACCTGGCAAAATCTGTTACAGTTGAGTAA
- the panC gene encoding pantoate--beta-alanine ligase: MEVITQTSILKEQVQTFRCNGQQIGFVPTMGALHEGHLQLLRASKKENDITICSIFVNPTQFNNPDDYKLYPRTLEQDTALLERVGCDLLFAPNAEEVYPQQSLLQFSFGKLEAVMEGEHRPGHFNGVATVVSKLFHIVQPHKAYFGQKDLQQVAIIRQLVYGLSFDLQLVCYPTVREESGLAMSSRNKRLTAQQREQAAHLYKSLQLAQELLRKQPVFVIKDEVKAYLHQVEGINLEYFEIADALTLQPVEHLEPGSGKEVALCMAAHVGEVRLIDNLLVNL; the protein is encoded by the coding sequence ATGGAAGTTATAACGCAGACCAGCATCCTGAAAGAACAGGTGCAGACCTTTCGCTGCAATGGACAGCAGATCGGGTTTGTACCTACAATGGGCGCACTGCATGAGGGGCATCTGCAACTATTGCGTGCCTCAAAAAAAGAAAATGATATTACCATCTGTAGTATCTTTGTTAACCCCACACAATTCAATAATCCTGACGATTATAAACTTTATCCGCGCACTTTAGAGCAGGATACAGCACTGCTTGAGCGTGTTGGCTGTGATCTTCTGTTTGCCCCAAATGCAGAGGAGGTATATCCTCAACAGTCTCTGCTGCAGTTTAGTTTCGGAAAATTAGAAGCAGTTATGGAGGGAGAGCATCGCCCCGGGCATTTTAACGGAGTAGCCACTGTGGTTAGCAAACTCTTTCATATTGTACAGCCGCATAAAGCCTATTTCGGGCAGAAGGACCTGCAGCAGGTAGCCATTATCCGGCAGCTGGTGTATGGGCTGAGCTTCGATCTGCAGCTGGTCTGTTACCCAACCGTGCGAGAGGAGAGTGGCCTGGCCATGTCGTCGCGCAACAAAAGGCTTACAGCGCAGCAGCGCGAACAGGCAGCACACTTATATAAGTCGCTGCAGCTGGCGCAAGAGTTGTTAAGAAAGCAACCTGTTTTTGTTATAAAAGACGAGGTAAAAGCTTATCTTCACCAGGTAGAAGGGATAAACCTGGAATATTTTGAAATAGCAGATGCGCTTACACTGCAGCCTGTAGAGCATTTGGAGCCTGGCTCCGGCAAAGAGGTGGCCTTATGTATGGCTGCTCATGTAGGCGAGGTGCGCTTAATAGATAATCTGTTGGTGAATTTATAA